One region of Limnospira fusiformis SAG 85.79 genomic DNA includes:
- the hppD gene encoding 4-hydroxyphenylpyruvate dioxygenase: MEFDHIHIYVEDAIVSRNWFIDKFGFEEVGQNINDHDHTITMANGPIYILLSSPRHPQSPVANFLRQHPPGIADIAFRVDNLSETIDRAISGGAKLLQPVQSHDSAIAASQWGIISGWGSLQHSLIEVKAISPYKWLPGCQYPIKLKRSPIHLTAIDHVVLNVEVGDLNVAANWYNSVLGLNPEQSFNIQTDYSGLYSQVMTSPQGKIKFPINEPASPNSQIQEFLNFNRGSGIQHIALTTTNIIETVGFLKNQGLQFLSIPENYYDTIEARGAACRLQQDWELVKKNQILVDWHPSNSASMLLQIFTHPIFNQPTFFWELIERRQSAQGFGEGNFQALFEAIERQQIDRS, from the coding sequence ATGGAGTTCGACCACATTCATATCTATGTTGAGGATGCCATAGTATCTCGCAACTGGTTTATCGACAAATTCGGATTTGAGGAGGTGGGACAAAACATCAATGATCACGATCATACAATCACCATGGCCAATGGTCCGATTTATATCCTCCTGTCCTCACCCCGCCACCCACAGAGTCCGGTGGCGAACTTTCTCCGCCAACACCCCCCCGGAATTGCTGATATAGCCTTTCGGGTAGACAATTTATCCGAAACAATAGATCGCGCTATTTCTGGCGGCGCAAAACTTCTGCAACCCGTACAAAGCCATGATAGTGCGATCGCTGCTAGTCAATGGGGAATTATTTCCGGTTGGGGTTCCTTGCAACATTCCCTGATTGAAGTTAAGGCTATTTCCCCCTATAAATGGCTTCCCGGCTGTCAATACCCAATTAAACTAAAGCGATCGCCGATTCATTTAACAGCCATTGATCATGTCGTCTTAAATGTCGAAGTAGGTGATCTCAATGTTGCGGCAAACTGGTACAATTCTGTTTTAGGACTCAACCCCGAACAAAGTTTTAACATTCAAACTGATTACTCTGGCTTATACAGTCAGGTGATGACATCCCCCCAAGGAAAAATTAAATTTCCCATCAATGAACCCGCCTCCCCAAATTCCCAGATTCAAGAATTTTTGAATTTTAACCGAGGTTCAGGAATACAACATATTGCACTGACGACAACCAACATTATTGAAACCGTTGGTTTTCTCAAAAATCAGGGTTTACAATTCTTATCAATTCCCGAAAATTATTATGATACAATCGAGGCTAGGGGAGCTGCTTGCCGACTACAGCAAGATTGGGAACTCGTCAAAAAAAATCAAATTTTAGTAGACTGGCATCCTTCAAATTCAGCATCAATGCTGTTGCAAATTTTCACCCATCCAATTTTTAATCAACCCACTTTTTTCTGGGAATTAATAGAACGTCGTCAGTCAGCACAAGGATTTGGTGAAGGCAATTTTCAGGCTCTTTTTGAAGCGATAGAAAGGCAACAGATAGACCGTAGTTAA
- the galT gene encoding galactose-1-phosphate uridylyltransferase, translating to MTELRQNLITRDWVIIASERSKRPHEFAPPLSKLEPLPTYRDDCPFCPGNEHLTGTQECLRLADNGGWRVRVVGNKYPALSDVGQRVRHGEGIFKSLSGVGYHEVVIEHPRHDLNIALMDIKDISNILRVYRQRYGELRKDPRVETIIIFKNHGGSAGTSLEHPHSQIAALPIVPYQWRDRAREAVRYYDDTGECLFCRTLKDELKAGDRIIYAGEHFAAFIPYAALSPFHTWVFPRNHASSFDEITDLEIEDLAQTLKVVMSQFYFGLNNPDFNYTIRSIPTAEQRTDYFHWYIAIIPRVSLTAGFELGSGMYINTSVPEESAEFLRSVKIPSSI from the coding sequence ATGACTGAACTACGACAAAACTTAATCACTAGAGACTGGGTAATTATTGCCTCAGAAAGGTCTAAAAGACCCCATGAATTTGCGCCCCCCTTGTCTAAACTAGAACCCTTACCTACCTACCGAGATGACTGTCCATTTTGTCCCGGAAATGAACATCTAACCGGAACTCAAGAGTGTTTACGACTGGCTGATAATGGTGGTTGGCGAGTGAGAGTAGTAGGGAATAAATATCCGGCTCTCTCTGATGTTGGTCAACGAGTTCGTCATGGTGAAGGTATCTTTAAATCCCTGTCGGGAGTGGGATATCATGAAGTAGTAATCGAACACCCTCGCCACGATTTAAATATTGCTTTGATGGATATTAAAGACATTAGCAATATTCTCCGGGTCTATCGCCAACGCTATGGCGAACTACGAAAAGACCCTAGAGTTGAAACCATCATTATTTTTAAAAACCACGGAGGAAGTGCTGGGACTTCTTTAGAACATCCTCACTCCCAAATTGCAGCCCTTCCTATTGTTCCCTATCAATGGCGCGATCGCGCTAGAGAAGCAGTCCGCTACTACGATGATACGGGAGAATGTCTTTTTTGTCGCACCCTAAAAGACGAACTCAAAGCAGGCGATCGCATTATTTACGCAGGGGAGCATTTTGCCGCATTTATTCCCTACGCGGCGCTTTCCCCCTTTCATACATGGGTTTTTCCCCGTAATCATGCTTCTTCCTTTGATGAAATTACGGATTTAGAAATAGAGGATTTAGCCCAAACCCTCAAAGTAGTAATGTCTCAATTTTATTTTGGTTTAAACAACCCCGATTTTAACTATACCATTCGTTCCATACCCACGGCTGAACAGCGCACGGATTATTTCCATTGGTATATTGCCATCATTCCCCGCGTTTCCTTAACCGCCGGCTTTGAACTGGGAAGCGGAATGTATATTAATACATCTGTTCCCGAAGAAAGCGCTGAATTTTTACGCTCTGTCAAAATTCCCTCTAGTATTTGA
- a CDS encoding SH3 domain-containing protein, whose product MSLYGIFKFLVGVFLAILILAGATLAAALYFAARLTELPQRPTFATDQPVVVETASTPTPEPTPEPEPEPEPQLEEGTYRAIVVQPIGLIIRDSPSLDANRVGGVGYQEEVIVLEDSQDRQWQRVRAATDEGRTGWVRGGNTEPIN is encoded by the coding sequence ATGAGTCTTTATGGCATCTTTAAGTTTTTAGTCGGTGTGTTCCTAGCTATCTTGATTTTGGCGGGCGCAACTCTGGCCGCCGCTTTGTACTTTGCCGCTAGGTTGACGGAACTCCCCCAACGACCGACTTTTGCTACTGATCAACCAGTGGTGGTTGAAACAGCCAGCACCCCTACTCCTGAACCTACTCCTGAGCCTGAGCCTGAACCTGAGCCACAATTAGAGGAGGGGACCTATCGGGCGATCGTGGTTCAACCCATTGGGTTAATTATCAGGGATAGTCCTAGCCTTGATGCTAACCGGGTCGGTGGGGTCGGATATCAGGAAGAGGTTATCGTTTTGGAAGATAGCCAGGATAGACAATGGCAGCGGGTTCGCGCCGCCACTGATGAAGGTCGCACCGGTTGGGTAAGGGGTGGCAATACCGAGCCTATTAACTAA